A single genomic interval of Aedes aegypti strain LVP_AGWG chromosome 1, AaegL5.0 Primary Assembly, whole genome shotgun sequence harbors:
- the LOC5567070 gene encoding 60S ribosomal protein L26, producing the protein MKLNKNVSSSRRKSRKRHFQAPSHIRRKLMSAPLSKELKQKYTVRSMPIRKDDEVQVVRGHYKGNQVGKVVQVYRKKFVVYIERIQREKANGTNVYVGVHPSKCLIVKLKMDKDRKKILDRRAAGRRAALSKEKGKYTEESAAASAMETSS; encoded by the coding sequence ATGAAGCTGAACAAAAATGTTTCCTCGTCTCGCCGCAAGAGCCGTAAACGACATTTCCAGGCCCCGTCGCACATCCGCAGGAAGCTGATGTCGGCGCCACTGTCCAAGGAACTGAAGCAAAAGTACACTGTCCGGTCGATGCCAATCCGCAAGGATGATGAAGTGCAGGTCGTCCGGGGACACTACAAGGGCAACCAGGTCGGTAAGGTGGTCCAGGTGTACCGTAAGAAGTTCGTCGTCTACATTGAACGGATTCAGCGCGAAAAGGCCAACGGAACGAACGTCTATGTCGGTGTTCATCCTTCCAAGTGCTTGATCGTGAAGCTGAAGATGGACAAGGACCGGAAGAAGATCCTGGATCGCCGTGCCGCTGGACGTCGCGCTGCTCTGTCCAAGGAGAAGGGCAAATACACCGAGGAGAGCGCCGCTGCTTCCGCCATGGAAACCAGCTCGTAA